The Pseudomonadota bacterium genome has a window encoding:
- a CDS encoding type I restriction-modification system subunit M codes for MAKAEKNNNKEEPIEKQLWKAADKLRKNIDAAEYKHIVLGLMFLRYISDAFEDLYNKLKSGDGDYAGADPEDKDEYKAENVFFVPEKARWSYLLAKAKLPEIGKVVDEAMDAIEKDNPSLKDVLPKVFARSNLDPTNLGGLIDLVGNIAMGAAKARSADILGHVFEYFLGEFALAEGKKGGQFYTPRSVVELLVEMLEPYKGRVFDPCCGSGGMFVQSEKFIADHQGKFSDISIYGQESNHTTWRLARMNLAIRGIDSSQVKWNNEGSFLNDCHKDLKADYVIANPPFNDSDWSGELLKNDGRWKNYGTPPPGNANYAWILHFFYHLSPSGQAGFVLAKGSLTSKTSGEGDIRKALIEDRLVDCIVNLPAKLFLNTQIPACLWFLSRNRANGKFRNRTNEILFIDARNMGHLINRRTRELSEEDIENITGTYHNWRNPNGDYEDIKGFCNSTSIERVKELDYVLTPGRYVGLADDEDDFDFNERFARLKAEFEEQLKEEERLNALIKENLKKIEIKT; via the coding sequence ATGGCAAAAGCCGAGAAAAACAATAACAAAGAAGAGCCTATAGAAAAACAACTCTGGAAAGCTGCGGATAAGCTCAGGAAAAACATTGATGCGGCGGAATATAAACACATCGTTTTAGGGTTGATGTTTCTTAGATATATCTCCGATGCTTTTGAAGATTTATACAACAAGCTGAAAAGTGGTGATGGCGATTATGCCGGGGCAGACCCCGAAGATAAGGATGAATACAAGGCGGAAAATGTCTTCTTTGTGCCTGAAAAAGCACGCTGGTCATATCTGCTGGCAAAAGCCAAACTTCCTGAAATCGGCAAGGTAGTCGACGAGGCTATGGATGCCATTGAAAAGGATAACCCTTCTCTTAAGGATGTGTTACCCAAAGTATTTGCAAGGAGCAATCTTGATCCCACCAATCTTGGCGGTTTGATAGACCTGGTTGGCAACATTGCCATGGGTGCCGCCAAAGCTCGCAGTGCCGATATCTTAGGCCATGTTTTTGAATACTTTCTCGGCGAATTCGCACTGGCTGAAGGCAAAAAGGGAGGCCAGTTTTATACTCCGCGAAGTGTTGTTGAATTGCTGGTGGAAATGCTGGAGCCCTATAAGGGTAGGGTTTTTGATCCATGCTGCGGCTCCGGCGGCATGTTTGTGCAGTCTGAAAAATTTATAGCCGACCATCAGGGCAAATTTAGTGATATCTCTATTTACGGACAGGAGAGTAATCACACGACATGGCGGCTGGCCAGGATGAATCTTGCAATCCGAGGCATCGACAGCTCCCAGGTAAAATGGAACAATGAGGGATCTTTTTTAAATGACTGCCATAAAGACCTGAAGGCCGACTATGTGATTGCCAATCCGCCCTTTAACGACAGCGACTGGAGCGGTGAATTGCTCAAGAATGACGGCAGATGGAAAAATTACGGAACTCCTCCTCCTGGAAATGCCAACTACGCATGGATACTGCACTTTTTCTACCATCTGAGCCCAAGCGGTCAGGCCGGTTTTGTTCTGGCAAAAGGTTCTCTGACATCCAAGACTTCCGGTGAAGGAGATATCCGCAAAGCACTGATTGAAGATCGGTTGGTGGACTGTATAGTTAATCTTCCCGCCAAGTTGTTCTTAAACACACAGATTCCGGCCTGTTTATGGTTTTTGAGCCGCAACAGGGCAAACGGCAAGTTCCGCAACCGCACCAATGAAATACTATTTATCGATGCCCGGAATATGGGCCATCTGATCAACCGCAGAACACGAGAACTTTCGGAAGAAGATATCGAAAATATCACCGGAACATATCATAACTGGCGCAATCCGAACGGCGATTATGAGGATATAAAGGGCTTCTGCAATTCCACTTCCATTGAACGGGTGAAAGAACTGGATTATGTGCTGACACCCGGCCGGTATGTAGGTTTGGCCGATGATGAAGATGATTTTGATTTCAATGAGAGATTTGCCAGGCTCAAAGCCGAGTTTGAGGAGCAGTTGAAGGAAGAAGAAAGATTGAATGCTTTGATTAAAGAAAATTTGAAAAAGATAGAAATCAAAACATGA